The Drosophila nasuta strain 15112-1781.00 chromosome 2R, ASM2355853v1, whole genome shotgun sequence genome segment agagagcgaaatgAAGGGGGAGTTAAGGTAAAGGGTGCTtcgtgtgtgcttgtgtgtgtgagaattCTCTTTTCGGCTTCATAAATGTTGTGTGGCTAgtacataaaatatgcatgaTGGACACGTGGCTTGGCTGGTCAAACGAATATCAGAAATAAAAGGGTTTCAAATTGCACCAATTGATTCTGATTTGATTTCTCAGCAACTTGAACTTTATTGCGGTATTAGCTTGTGATACACGTACGTGCATATATAGAGCATACATATTAAAACGATAATTAGGCAGCGTTTGAGCAAAACGCAGTTAACGTTAACGTATTGGCCGGAAGACAAAGAGATATCGGCCCCGTTAAGATTTCGGTCGTTGGCGGCGGTCAGAAAGGTACAAAAATTTGGCGGCGCGAGCGCATCGAAATGACAAATGATCCGGATTTAGATGATTGTGCATTTCTATCAGGTAAATTAAAAAGAACAATCAAGTTAGAATGCTACattcgagtgtactcgactgtgagatacccgctacaaaattaatttaaaagtatatcgaaaatatactgtaaaaatatactaaagacttttggtatattgactgTGAGATGCCCATTactgattttaaataaaactttattctaaatttattaccaacaatataccacaaaatacaaaaatatacaaaatactgtatttggtatatcgaaattcacactacattcaaaatatattataaaatataccaaccatatactgcaaaaagctaaaatataccaaatattatatttggtatatcgaaatttacactacattcaaaataaattataaaaatataccacaaaatacttaaatataccaaacaccatatttggtatatcgaaatttacgctacattcaaaatatattataaaacataccaatcatatactacaaaatactaaaatataccaaatattatatttgatatatcgaaaTTCacactacattcaaaatgtattataaaaatactaacaatataccacaaaatactaaaatacaccaaatactATTTTTGGTACATCAAAATTATACTACActcaaaatacatatattctaaAACATGATaactaaattataccaaataatatatttggtatatcgaaatttcgctacattcaaaatatattataaatatagcaaatatgcACCACAaaatcctaaaatataccaaataatatatttggtatatcgaaattacactactttcaaaatatactatagagtaataagtataccagattgtcagccaaagcaactaagacccgattgCTTTATTGGCATTGCAATTGTCAGAcgtgcaaatatttacactctatataaaaataatatgtgaCTTTCACATCTCCAGactttaattacatttattcgCTTCACAGGTGGCGAATCGAGCGGCGGACGTCAGACGCGCAACGGAGTCGCTGTCTGCTCGCAGAGACGCGCTCTCCTCGTTGCCGGCATCGTGCTCGGCTCCCTTTTGCTGACGGCGATTATCATTGCCTACGCTGGACCACAAAATGGTAGGTTGCATTGTGCACACttgtatttgcatttccatttcgcttgcgtttttcttttttttttctcttcttgtTTTTCCTCCCGCCTTTTTTTCCCCACCacaacaaaaggcagcaacagcaataacaaaaagcaGACGTTGGCAATGCGCCTCGTTCTTTTGCCGCTTGTTAACAAATATGTTTTCCGTTTGTATTTGCACACTGGGGAAGCTGTTTATCACGTCTTTTGTCAAttactctcacacacacacatgttgtGCCACATTGCGTATGCTTAATTTTGAGATAATGTTGCGGCGATAAGTGACAGAATGGGAGCTGTGCATGAATGCTAGTAGAGTTGAATGAGATGGCGCCATGTTGTCTAGGGGAATAGAGAGAATAATTcagtaatttgcatttgattaacaaaatgttataaattttttttttaattagcaCACTAAGATAATTAAAGAAGAAACTTTCATTATTACTGAAGCAAGTAAAGTAGTTAAAGTCTCAAAACTTTGTTCGACCAATTTTAAAGAGTTAAGCATCATTAAATTGATGATTTGATAATTTCTTAAGAATACCTTTAGAAATGTATTATTCGTATTTCAGTGGTTGAAAGAGATTGTATTAAAAGAAGCTTTGAAGTGTTTTAGTGACAGAATTATTGACTGAATAGTTCAAGAGATAATAATACTTCTTCAAAATTGtggataaataaataaattacttctTGGAAGTATCTTCAAAATGAATGTGAAATTCATGAATTAGAATTACAAAAATCTAATGTTTTAGTGATGCAATTATTtagagaaacaaaaaatctCTATTCTCATATATGAATAGTatcatttataaatactttatattcTGTAAGGCtgttaaatatatgaaattaattttgaacagCTTAAGACTCCAATTTAAATAGCAGCATTAAAGTTGGAAAAAGGATCCTACCCAaggctttatttttttgtcttctAAGGAAATTTAAGCttgtaaaattgataaatatgtacaagatattagaaatatttgcACACTTCATTGTTATCCCAGGAATCCCTTCAACTTGTTGCTCCAGCAAGTCTGGAAATAGATTTATTACTAAACACCAACAAAGCCGCACTTTGGGTAGCCCGCATATTCATTGGGTTCTGTTGCATAAATCAAGTCCGAGTAAACTAGCATATACAACCTTTATACTACGGATATGCTTATGTGATATCAATATGTAATCACATTAAGTTGATGATGGTTgcggcaaacagcaacagacgCCATCACATACATAGATGCCGCTGCCTGTTGCAATATGCTTTTAATAGTATTAACACAGACCAAATGCCATTATAATATTCTGGGCATACTTCCCTCCCTCCCCTCAGGCGATATTGTGGCAAATCGACTCCCTGTGATGCCAAGCGACAACACATGATAACATggcatacacatacacacacacatacacaagagGGGTTCATATTATGTTGCAGAATGTATGCAAAGTGCAAACATAAACCTTGTGTTGCATACTTAATGGGGCTAAATGCACTGAAGGCTAATTGCATTACGCCagacagtcacacacacacacacatatgagtgtgtgtatgtgtgtgagagagtgtcTATGGGATGAAACACTGTGTGACCAGATCGACACAAAAAGTATTCAAGTCAATTATTTCCCTTTGCCGTTACACATTAATTCCcgcattaattaattgatgGACAGCCTGGAAAAGCGTTTCCACACGCCCTCAAGGCTTTTCACTTTCCTCCCCCCTCTCTATATACCGTCCATCCCTCATAATTATTCATATTGATGCCATCGATAagtatctggtatattttgtataatcaACATAATTAATCAACTTAATACTAACCATACgtattctatatataaaacttATGCAAATACTATAtgataaatatgtatacataatttgtttaacgtttttcttttatacactttgttgtttctttgttttttgtacaaaataaaaaaaaaatcgaaaccaaaaaaatacataatttatgaaaatttctcTTAAATGCTTGTTTGATTGGTAAAAATGTGAGTAACAAATTTTCCAACCCACTTCTTCTAACTGGTAAATACTCGTAACACTGACTCGTAACTCCATAATAATACCATAGTAAATACAACCCCATAATCTGTCAGCATGTCGCTGTGTACTGTCTTTCCTTCTTCTTGTTAATCTATGTTAActagttatttttaatttacttctttaattatataaacTGTTCCTCTACTGtgttaaaataatacatagttcttcaatatatatttctttagaTGTTTTGAggtaaaatattttctttaaacattttaatcaatatttacTACATGCTCGAATTATCTTATAAtcattctattttttttatttttagggTATAGTTGTAGGATttaaaaaatgctaaaaaaaaaaaaatatattttaaatatattttttagacAAACTTTATACtgatatatttatgaaaaattatatttgaaaacatCAAGTactatattttcaaattttattaaaaaaaaactaaactcgttttagtatatactgattttatacatatttttcagtataactctaaacttatttataaacttttaaatactGTTTGAAAACATCAAGTAGTatgcaaatatactatacttttatttaaaatactaaactcATTTTAGTACATTCTGagtttacatacatttttcaCAATATACGCCATTCTAAGTTAATTTCTTTAGTTTCAGCCgttataataaatgttttattaaatcTTCTTTAGATTTAAGGTTACTCTGTGTAACTTTTTTATATTCCTTTCCCCAAATACTTTttgtaaatgaattatttttagacgTGCTAGCAAACCCCAATGAAATCTTCCTTTTAACTTTCTGCctaagttttaatttaaactcccccaaaaaaaaagacaaaaagagTATCTCCCGCTCTCTAGAGATTTTGTTAATACGTATTATGAGTTTTGTTCTCTTTGTTAATCGTGTAAAACGCAGTTGATTAACATGAAGCATCAACGTGCTTAGACCACAATTCCCCAACCGAATCAAAACCAGACTCAACCCAAACcaaaacaaaccaaaccaagaagaacaaaacgaaaacaaattgtatGCTGAACATTGCATTTGTATGACCTTTTTGCAGACTGTTCCTGTGCGGGCAAAACGACGTCTGGCTATGAAACGGATGAAGAGAACAACACACAACCATTCAATCCGATTGCAACGAATGGAGAGCCATTCCCCTGGCTGGACAAGATGCTGCCGACAAGTGCACGACCCATGCGCTATATGGTAACGATACATCCCAATCTCACCACACTCGATGTCAAAGGTAAGAAGCAATGCCAAACGCAAACAAAAAGTAGAAAGAAAACTTTCAACTGTTTGCTAATGTAATTTCTgtactttttttcttgtggGCAGGTCAAGTAACCATCGATCTGTTCATTGAGAAGGAGACCAATTTTATTGTGCTGCACATTCAGGACCTCAACGTAACGGAGAAGGTGAGTTTAGTCCTTCGACTTGAACTTGGACTTGGAGCCATAATTATTAACGGTCTTTTTCACTAATTGCGAAATTGATTTAGGCCCTCGTAACTCCGGGTCCCAAGGGATATGCGCTGAAGATTGTCAAGGTATTGGAGTTTCCGCCACGCCAGCAATTGTACATTGAGGTGAAGGAGAAGCTAAAGAAAAAATCCAATTATACGTTGAATTTGCGTTGGTATTCCAAATTGAATCCAGAGCCCGAGGGCTTCTATGTGGATCAGTATGAGAGCTTCAATGGACGGGAACGGTAAGCAGAAACAGTTCGCAAATGAATTCATtacaaatttatgatttttatgaGTGCTTTGCAGACGTGTGCCATGTTaagtttattgatttttaaggCAGCTAAAAGATATAGTAATGGAATGGGAAGCGTTCCGACATTTGTGTTGCTTATGGTTGAAATTAAGAAAGTTTTATTAGGCTTTGAAATAAGAGACTAATTTGACGAAAAACAGATGGACAAACGGACTGACAATAGCCATATGAACTAAATTCAGCTTAATGATTTAAGTATCTACAATAAGAGTCCTATGTAAATGATTCGAAGCAGATGGAGaagttatttcatttttgttaaCTTTATTTCTATGATAGCTACTCGTTCAAGTAAAGCGATTTGATTAACATCAACATATATGTTGCTAATAGTAAAAAGAAAGAAGTCTATAAAGTTTGATGAAAATAGCTTTGAAAATAAACGACTAATGAGACTAGAAACACATGaacagactgacagacggaTTGAACAAAATGAGCATAAGAACTTAACTTGATGCTTTATAAGACCTATTTAATTGCTGTATGTTTTAtaataagttaaaaataaattgcaaataattgtataaCATTATAGTAGTTTAATAGTTAGTAATAGTTTCGTAGATgagtatatttctttttctttaaaatcttTTAAGAGTACCTTAGTAATTTTTTTACATCTAAACTTTGAATTTAGCTAAAGCCAAAGCACTAGTAAATTTTAGGCtagattataaattaatttgtaatctatgcttttataataaaaataatgaaactttcaatatattttcatatttttaattaaactcttTTAATACCTTCCCTTTCCCTTTACAGCCTGCTCGCTGCCACAGTCTTCAGACCAAATGGTGCCCGTCGCGCTTTTCCGTGCTTCGATGAGCCGCATGTGCGTGCTCCCTTCCGTGTCTCCGTGTTCCGTGATCGCTTCCACATCGGTCTTTCCAACTCCATAGTGCACACCACAGAGGATGTGGGCTTCTACATGGGCACAGGGCTGGTAAGTCAAATGATATTTACACACAATCAATACCTTTTAACTAATGCCAATTACAATTTACAGCTGCGTGACGACTTCATTGAGACACCGCCACTGCCCGCTGATGCCATCGCCTGGGTTGTTAGCGACTTTCAGCGGGAATCGCTGCAACCCTCCGCTGCCTATATACCCACCACAGTGGCCCCGGCCACCGCTGGCAGTGGCAAGAAGCCATCGCAGCTGAACAACTACACGCAGCTGAAGAGCAAGAATCCGCCAGTGCGAAATATCACAGCGTTGACGCATTCACTGAATGTGAATCTGACGCCGTTTCAAAGTGCCAACagcacaacaaccacagcgcTGCCCGTGATCatcaatggcaatggcaaaccATCGAATCTCACATCGCTATCACAGTCAACAGGCTCCTCGATCAAGCGAGCACCTTCTTATACTTTCTATGCACCGAGGGATTTGTTGCCACGCTCCTCGTTCATTCTTCACACATCACGAGATGTGCTAGAATATCTGCAGACGTGGCTGGACATCAGTTACCCACTGACCAAGGTGGACTTTGTGGCGCTGCCTTCGCTGGATCGCAATCTAATCTCATCGTTGGGTCTGGTTACACTCAAGACTTCCTTTTTAACGGATCCGCATTCGATTACATCGGAGCAATATCAATTCAGTGCGCTGCGCATTGCCGAGGCGATGGTGCGACAATTCTTTGGCGGCATCACCTCACGCAAAGTCCTCAAAGATGTCTGGCTGTGGGAGGGACTCATTCAATACCTTGGAATTCATGCTTTGGCTCCGCTTCAAGAAACGTGGCCACTGCGTGAAATGTATCTACTAAAGATGGCAACAGCTGCACTGGATATTGATGCCATCCAAGGTTGGGATAGCATTATGAATGGCACGAGTCACGATGGCAACAACGAGGAGTTCTTTGTGCAGAAAACCGCTGCCATCTTTTCCATGCTGCACACAGCCATTGGCGAGGATCGTTTCCGTGGCTGCCTGGGCACTTTTCTCAAACTGAATCGCTTCAAGACCGCTGAACCTACAGATTTGTGGACCATTTGCACTAAGAAAGCGAACGGTTCGAAGAACATCAAGGACATGATGACACTGTGGACACATCAACCTGGTTTCCCTTTGTTGACCGTCACCAAAATGGGCAAcagcatttccatttcccagCGACCATTTAAACCCGCCGATTTTTTGGCAATTCACGATGACTCCTACGatggcaacaactacaacaagacGACGGTGAATGCCACTGAGATGCCCAGCACAGTGGCACCTACAACGCAAGCTAGCAAACACAAGGCAGCGCCTAGTATGAAGTGGATCTTGCCTGTCACCTATGTGACGGACATCAACAACGTCAGCGAAACGCTTTGGATGCAGAATATCGATGGTGAGTAgcaaatgagagagagagcgacacaCATTTAAAATCTCTTAAATTGCGAAATTAATGAATTGATAACCCAACTGAACTCTCAACCTACCAAAATAGCAGCACAATTACGTCTAATTTAATCCAGATCGTCACATAAATCATCTGCCAAGTGACAAGATCATTTACAAACGTATCGCtttgaaaaaaaatgcgaTCAACCCATAAATAAAGCTCTCTACGAACATAATCAAAGATCACCcaataacatctgcattcattatgaatgaaataataatcTAAAATATCTCAAACACAAACGAATTCAGTGATCAGTGAAAGCGTTGCAATGCGCAACCtgtttaaatactaaaatgagATCGTCTGAGAACAGAAACATTCTTATCTCTAATACAAATGCGATCAGTAATTACTAGTGAAATTATACGACAATTAAACCTGTTGTCCAGTTGCTACAGTGATTAATGAACACGTCATAAAACAGTCGACAACGGCACTTGTAATACTGCGTTTtagaatttagtatatattgaaataaaacatATGACTACTAAGTCTAACGCAAATGATTGATGAGGGCaaatattccattaaaaaaacTGGTTGAGAGAACGCTTATTAAGTAATTTCATCATTATCGCATAGGTTCTGGAAGTGTATAATATGTTGTAATAATAGAAGCTTGTATCTTTATTCAAGTAGTTTATagataaatgtatagaaatgaAGCAAAATCTTCATTGAAGTAGTTTCAGTATTTGTAgataaatttattcattatagAAATGAAGGAAACTAATAACTTAACACTCTTAGAATTAAGATTTATAAACTTTATACTATTACcccaaattattaattttgaaaattattagatatcatcaaaaaatgttttcatttattgaatacatttccaaatcaattttcaaattacgtaataattagaaatatttttggacACTCCATAACATAATAGACTATAATACATCTAGGCAATTACATTAATATTGacatgtttattaatataaaccAGTCAGAAATAAAAACCGGAAATGTCGCGTGTCATTAACAACTCTGCTGACCTTAAAACTTAACtcaataataattcaaaacaCGATGAGATCAATGATCGCTCGACTAACCAATGTCAATTCGAAACCATTTCAGTGACTTTCAATGTGCCGGAGAATGTGAAATGGATCAAGGTGAATGCCATACAGAATGGTTACTATCGCGTTGTCTACAACGATGACAACTGGGCGAGTCTCATCGAGGAGCTCTCCAACAATCCCAAGCGTTTCACCAGTGAGGTAAGTTATCACTTAATCTTCtgatttaacattttattaatgaattaattcaAACTTTTACAGGATCGTCTAGGCATGCTGTCGGATGCATTTACGCTGTGCCATGCGAATCTATTGCCCTGTGAAATCACCATGAACATGATTCAATATCTGCCAAGTGAAACGCATTACGGACCCATGGCTTTGGCTGTGAGACATTTGGAAAAGTGGCGTCGCATACTCAAGTATTCCGAATGCTTTCTCATGCTCAGTGAGtttatcaaaatgaaaatatccaCGGTAATGGAGAAGGTGGGCTGGATCGATGAAGGCGATGTGGCAACCAGGTGAGTGGGAATATAAAAGTGAAGTGTTTATAGAAGAAGAAATTTGGCAATGGAAATGTGGTttaacagaaaataaaaggtct includes the following:
- the LOC132785340 gene encoding endoplasmic reticulum aminopeptidase 2 isoform X3 — its product is MTNDPDLDDCAFLSGGESSGGRQTRNGVAVCSQRRALLVAGIVLGSLLLTAIIIAYAGPQNDCSCAGKTTSGYETDEENNTQPFNPIATNGEPFPWLDKMLPTSARPMRYMVTIHPNLTTLDVKGQVTIDLFIEKETNFIVLHIQDLNVTEKALVTPGPKGYALKIVKVLEFPPRQQLYIEVKEKLKKKSNYTLNLRWYSKLNPEPEGFYVDQYESFNGRERLLAATVFRPNGARRAFPCFDEPHVRAPFRVSVFRDRFHIGLSNSIVHTTEDVGFYMGTGLLRDDFIETPPLPADAIAWVVSDFQRESLQPSAAYIPTTVAPATAGSGKKPSQLNNYTQLKSKNPPVRNITALTHSLNVNLTPFQSANSTTTTALPVIINGNGKPSNLTSLSQSTGSSIKRAPSYTFYAPRDLLPRSSFILHTSRDVLEYLQTWLDISYPLTKVDFVALPSLDRNLISSLGLVTLKTSFLTDPHSITSEQYQFSALRIAEAMVRQFFGGITSRKVLKDVWLWEGLIQYLGIHALAPLQETWPLREMYLLKMATAALDIDAIQGWDSIMNGTSHDGNNEEFFVQKTAAIFSMLHTAIGEDRFRGCLGTFLKLNRFKTAEPTDLWTICTKKANGSKNIKDMMTLWTHQPGFPLLTVTKMGNSISISQRPFKPADFLAIHDDSYDGNNYNKTTVNATEMPSTVAPTTQASKHKAAPSMKWILPVTYVTDINNVSETLWMQNIDVTFNVPENVKWIKVNAIQNGYYRVVYNDDNWASLIEELSNNPKRFTSEDRLGMLSDAFTLCHANLLPCEITMNMIQYLPSETHYGPMALAVRHLEKWRRILKYSECFLMLSEFIKMKISTVMEKVGWIDEGDVATRLMRPEVLLASVLWEDIDSITKAKNMLNQYLYYNGSAISPNLREVVYTGSILSGEYIYWQHCWERFVTLQRTSETFVERMQLLRALGRTKDAWLQNRLLSHVTMLPTEEVVQVLKAIAGTPTGGAMACRFLQAKWFELEKRLGPGTISFAKVISAITQYGATKFDYDELKSLVHRFGRGQGMSVLNMTLSSVASNVEWVARSQTALYKWVESNLHSHR
- the LOC132785340 gene encoding endoplasmic reticulum aminopeptidase 2 isoform X1, yielding MLCCGFCCGNMSKRDYKVATTDGIELEPLGGEKTDKEKDKEKQTNGVTFGGESSGGRQTRNGVAVCSQRRALLVAGIVLGSLLLTAIIIAYAGPQNDCSCAGKTTSGYETDEENNTQPFNPIATNGEPFPWLDKMLPTSARPMRYMVTIHPNLTTLDVKGQVTIDLFIEKETNFIVLHIQDLNVTEKALVTPGPKGYALKIVKVLEFPPRQQLYIEVKEKLKKKSNYTLNLRWYSKLNPEPEGFYVDQYESFNGRERLLAATVFRPNGARRAFPCFDEPHVRAPFRVSVFRDRFHIGLSNSIVHTTEDVGFYMGTGLLRDDFIETPPLPADAIAWVVSDFQRESLQPSAAYIPTTVAPATAGSGKKPSQLNNYTQLKSKNPPVRNITALTHSLNVNLTPFQSANSTTTTALPVIINGNGKPSNLTSLSQSTGSSIKRAPSYTFYAPRDLLPRSSFILHTSRDVLEYLQTWLDISYPLTKVDFVALPSLDRNLISSLGLVTLKTSFLTDPHSITSEQYQFSALRIAEAMVRQFFGGITSRKVLKDVWLWEGLIQYLGIHALAPLQETWPLREMYLLKMATAALDIDAIQGWDSIMNGTSHDGNNEEFFVQKTAAIFSMLHTAIGEDRFRGCLGTFLKLNRFKTAEPTDLWTICTKKANGSKNIKDMMTLWTHQPGFPLLTVTKMGNSISISQRPFKPADFLAIHDDSYDGNNYNKTTVNATEMPSTVAPTTQASKHKAAPSMKWILPVTYVTDINNVSETLWMQNIDVTFNVPENVKWIKVNAIQNGYYRVVYNDDNWASLIEELSNNPKRFTSEDRLGMLSDAFTLCHANLLPCEITMNMIQYLPSETHYGPMALAVRHLEKWRRILKYSECFLMLSEFIKMKISTVMEKVGWIDEGDVATRLMRPEVLLASVLWEDIDSITKAKNMLNQYLYYNGSAISPNLREVVYTGSILSGEYIYWQHCWERFVTLQRTSETFVERMQLLRALGRTKDAWLQNRLLSHVTMLPTEEVVQVLKAIAGTPTGGAMACRFLQAKWFELEKRLGPGTISFAKVISAITQYGATKFDYDELKSLVHRFGRGQGMSVLNMTLSSVASNVEWVARSQTALYKWVESNLHSHR
- the LOC132785340 gene encoding endoplasmic reticulum aminopeptidase 2 isoform X2 — encoded protein: MLCCGFCCGNMSKRDYKVATTDGIELEPLGGEKTDKEKDKEKQTNGVTFGGESSGGRQTRNGVAVCSQRRALLVAGIVLGSLLLTAIIIAYAGPQNENNTQPFNPIATNGEPFPWLDKMLPTSARPMRYMVTIHPNLTTLDVKGQVTIDLFIEKETNFIVLHIQDLNVTEKALVTPGPKGYALKIVKVLEFPPRQQLYIEVKEKLKKKSNYTLNLRWYSKLNPEPEGFYVDQYESFNGRERLLAATVFRPNGARRAFPCFDEPHVRAPFRVSVFRDRFHIGLSNSIVHTTEDVGFYMGTGLLRDDFIETPPLPADAIAWVVSDFQRESLQPSAAYIPTTVAPATAGSGKKPSQLNNYTQLKSKNPPVRNITALTHSLNVNLTPFQSANSTTTTALPVIINGNGKPSNLTSLSQSTGSSIKRAPSYTFYAPRDLLPRSSFILHTSRDVLEYLQTWLDISYPLTKVDFVALPSLDRNLISSLGLVTLKTSFLTDPHSITSEQYQFSALRIAEAMVRQFFGGITSRKVLKDVWLWEGLIQYLGIHALAPLQETWPLREMYLLKMATAALDIDAIQGWDSIMNGTSHDGNNEEFFVQKTAAIFSMLHTAIGEDRFRGCLGTFLKLNRFKTAEPTDLWTICTKKANGSKNIKDMMTLWTHQPGFPLLTVTKMGNSISISQRPFKPADFLAIHDDSYDGNNYNKTTVNATEMPSTVAPTTQASKHKAAPSMKWILPVTYVTDINNVSETLWMQNIDVTFNVPENVKWIKVNAIQNGYYRVVYNDDNWASLIEELSNNPKRFTSEDRLGMLSDAFTLCHANLLPCEITMNMIQYLPSETHYGPMALAVRHLEKWRRILKYSECFLMLSEFIKMKISTVMEKVGWIDEGDVATRLMRPEVLLASVLWEDIDSITKAKNMLNQYLYYNGSAISPNLREVVYTGSILSGEYIYWQHCWERFVTLQRTSETFVERMQLLRALGRTKDAWLQNRLLSHVTMLPTEEVVQVLKAIAGTPTGGAMACRFLQAKWFELEKRLGPGTISFAKVISAITQYGATKFDYDELKSLVHRFGRGQGMSVLNMTLSSVASNVEWVARSQTALYKWVESNLHSHR
- the LOC132785340 gene encoding endoplasmic reticulum aminopeptidase 2 isoform X4; this encodes MLPTSARPMRYMVTIHPNLTTLDVKGQVTIDLFIEKETNFIVLHIQDLNVTEKALVTPGPKGYALKIVKVLEFPPRQQLYIEVKEKLKKKSNYTLNLRWYSKLNPEPEGFYVDQYESFNGRERLLAATVFRPNGARRAFPCFDEPHVRAPFRVSVFRDRFHIGLSNSIVHTTEDVGFYMGTGLLRDDFIETPPLPADAIAWVVSDFQRESLQPSAAYIPTTVAPATAGSGKKPSQLNNYTQLKSKNPPVRNITALTHSLNVNLTPFQSANSTTTTALPVIINGNGKPSNLTSLSQSTGSSIKRAPSYTFYAPRDLLPRSSFILHTSRDVLEYLQTWLDISYPLTKVDFVALPSLDRNLISSLGLVTLKTSFLTDPHSITSEQYQFSALRIAEAMVRQFFGGITSRKVLKDVWLWEGLIQYLGIHALAPLQETWPLREMYLLKMATAALDIDAIQGWDSIMNGTSHDGNNEEFFVQKTAAIFSMLHTAIGEDRFRGCLGTFLKLNRFKTAEPTDLWTICTKKANGSKNIKDMMTLWTHQPGFPLLTVTKMGNSISISQRPFKPADFLAIHDDSYDGNNYNKTTVNATEMPSTVAPTTQASKHKAAPSMKWILPVTYVTDINNVSETLWMQNIDVTFNVPENVKWIKVNAIQNGYYRVVYNDDNWASLIEELSNNPKRFTSEDRLGMLSDAFTLCHANLLPCEITMNMIQYLPSETHYGPMALAVRHLEKWRRILKYSECFLMLSEFIKMKISTVMEKVGWIDEGDVATRLMRPEVLLASVLWEDIDSITKAKNMLNQYLYYNGSAISPNLREVVYTGSILSGEYIYWQHCWERFVTLQRTSETFVERMQLLRALGRTKDAWLQNRLLSHVTMLPTEEVVQVLKAIAGTPTGGAMACRFLQAKWFELEKRLGPGTISFAKVISAITQYGATKFDYDELKSLVHRFGRGQGMSVLNMTLSSVASNVEWVARSQTALYKWVESNLHSHR